CCGGTACTTGCAGCACTGAACCCGCTTTCTTCTGGGCCCTTTTCCGCAGTGACGCAACTTATTTGGGAGCCAGAATATTCTCTGGACGAGGTCTACTGGTTATGCGAAAACAACACCGGTAGCCAAGAGTGCAGTGACGCCGTGCTCCAAGCAGCTCAAACTGGTGTAGGCGCAACCATCATTAACCTGGTCCCCTTAATCGTCTACGGGGTGCTTGCCCTTGGCTTGGCTAAGGGTCGACGCGCTGCCTGGTTAATGAGCATCGCCGCGCAAATTATCAGCATTGTGGTGATTGGGCTACAGCTATGGACCATTACCGATTTTGACGACACCAACTCAATTCTCCTAATCACCAACGGCATTTTTATGATCCTGCCCTGGCTCATCACACTGGTGATCTTGATTTTTAGTCACCGGTTATTCCGGGTAGAAATTCATCACCGTGCATTGAGTCAATTAATTCTAGGCGTTCTTACCGCAATTGGGGTATCTGCGGTCCTGTGGGTCTGCGGTGGATTGGTGTTAGCTGATCACTTCCACCCGCAAGCACGGTTAAGTGACTTGCTATTCGATATACCTGTCCATTATTTCCCACCAGTTCTAGGGGAGCTCTATAGCTACCAATTGGTGCCACACACGCAATGGGGATGGATGCTGGCTAATTGGACGGGTGTGGTGTTCTGGGGAATTTCCCTGGTGAGCTTGTACCGGGCACTCATGTCGGTTCCTGATCCTCGTGAGGAAGAGGCCCGTAATACCGCTCGCACGATATTGGTTAACGGTAGCGGAGATCACTTGTCTTGGATGACGTTGTGGCCAGGAAACCGCTATTGGTTTGCCCCTGCTGCGCCGGGAGAAAACCAACCCGCCGGTTACGTAGCCTACCGGGTGAATCGTGGCATTGCTGTCACGGTGGGAGAACCGGTGTTGGCGGCTAATAGCTCGGATCCGATGGTTCTTGCTACCCAATTTGAAGATTTCGCTACTGAAAACGGTTGGAAAACAGCCTGGTATTCGGTGTCTTCTGAATTTAGTGAGCGTCGGAAAGACAGTGGTTTCCGACGCCAGCACGTGGCTGAGGAGTCTCTGCTGTACTGCGATAATCTTGAATTCAAAGGAAAGAAGTTCCAGAATATTCGCACTGCGCGAAATAGGGCGGCTAAAGAAGGGATCTCCACCCTATGGGCCCGGTGGGAGGAACTAGATCCGGTTATCCGAGAATCCATTATTGCTCTTTCTGAAGAATGGGTGGCCGAAAAGGCTCTCCCGGAAATGGGATTTACGCTCGGTGGAGTCGAAGAATTAAAAGAACCTGGCACGCAATTGCTGATTGCTGTAGATGACGATCATAGGGTGCACGGAGTCACTAGTTGGTTGCCGGTTTATCAGAAAGGTTCTTTGGTGGGCTACACCCTGGACTTTATGCGTCGAGACTCCCACGGTTTCCGGACGGTTATGGAGTTCTTGCTCGCCGAGGGAGCACTTCACGCTAAAGAAGAAGGCTTGGAATGGGTATCTCTATCGGGGGCTCCGCTAGCGCGAAGTGAGGAAAACACCGAAGAATTTGGGATTTTAGACGCAGTATTAGAAAAGGTTGGAAGCTCCATGGAACCGCTCTATGGTTTCCGTTCGCTGGCATTTTCTAAGAATAAGTTCCACCCGGAGCACCGAGACTGGTATCTCTGCTACAACGATGAACTGGCCCTACCTGCTATTGGGCTTGCGATTACGTCCTGCTATGTGCCCGACATGAAGCTCAGTGACGCCATCAAAGCCGCAAAAGTGTGGGAAGAATCCCAGCAACCAGCAACCGGGGAAGAATCTGACGGGGTCAAGAAATAACGACAGGAGATTTTAGGGATCACGGCGTACGGAGCCTCCCCGAAGGCGGCGGGGTAATGCTGAATAGGACACATAGTGTGCTGGCACTGCGCCCCCAAGAAGTTTCGTACCGAGCTTTGCGGCCGCAGGAGAATGATCCTGGACAAGGGGACGATGTGAGGCTATAAGGACAAGATTGCCGTAGCGTCGACCTTTTAGCATCGGTGGATCAGCGATGACGGCTACTTCAGAGAAGACCGACGCCAGGGTGGCTATTTCATCGCGAGCTAGATGGAGATCACTATGATCGCCGCAGTTTGCTAGATAAAGCCCCTGCGGTGAAAGACTACGGGACACCTCTGAAACAAATTCTCGGGTAACGAAATGTGTTGGAGTATGCGCATGATCAAAAACGTCTCGGATGATGATGTCTCGGCTCGCTGGACGAGCAGACGTAATAACCTTTCGTGCCTCATCGGCCCGAATCTTGAGGTGAGGTGATCGAGGCAGATCAAAAAGCCTTCGCACCAGCTGGGCGAGTTGGGCGTCGAACTCAACTACGGTATTCCGGGATTGTGGCCACCGATCCACGCACCACCGGGCCATGCTGCATCCAGCTCCGCCGAGATGAGTAATTCTTAACGTGGTGGGGTCTAAATAAGTAGAGACAAAGCTCTCCATGGCATAAGCCATCCACCGCATATATTCGAAATCCAGATAAGAAGGATCCTCAAGGTGGAGATGAGAAGAC
This genomic interval from Corynebacterium poyangense contains the following:
- a CDS encoding bifunctional lysylphosphatidylglycerol flippase/synthetase MprF, with amino-acid sequence MITTVLGQLASAVKWGCKQLLHTPVSLALIVVMWGLHIVFISYPEGLVPYLGLGMPYEIDNWHILICGLTTSQLGSTAIATLGVLVLAIPAERILGSFKFGLTAIILHLVVTPAAMISARSVEETGLNWWGNDLLDSTLLSPVGWIFGTAAFASAWMSVLWQRRTRMVLLALSLTLVLYSGTLSDAVALTAAIFGIASGMVIHPNSVQMRLAASRRESRLLLAVMMLCTTLGPVLAALNPLSSGPFSAVTQLIWEPEYSLDEVYWLCENNTGSQECSDAVLQAAQTGVGATIINLVPLIVYGVLALGLAKGRRAAWLMSIAAQIISIVVIGLQLWTITDFDDTNSILLITNGIFMILPWLITLVILIFSHRLFRVEIHHRALSQLILGVLTAIGVSAVLWVCGGLVLADHFHPQARLSDLLFDIPVHYFPPVLGELYSYQLVPHTQWGWMLANWTGVVFWGISLVSLYRALMSVPDPREEEARNTARTILVNGSGDHLSWMTLWPGNRYWFAPAAPGENQPAGYVAYRVNRGIAVTVGEPVLAANSSDPMVLATQFEDFATENGWKTAWYSVSSEFSERRKDSGFRRQHVAEESLLYCDNLEFKGKKFQNIRTARNRAAKEGISTLWARWEELDPVIRESIIALSEEWVAEKALPEMGFTLGGVEELKEPGTQLLIAVDDDHRVHGVTSWLPVYQKGSLVGYTLDFMRRDSHGFRTVMEFLLAEGALHAKEEGLEWVSLSGAPLARSEENTEEFGILDAVLEKVGSSMEPLYGFRSLAFSKNKFHPEHRDWYLCYNDELALPAIGLAITSCYVPDMKLSDAIKAAKVWEESQQPATGEESDGVKK
- a CDS encoding spermidine synthase, whose amino-acid sequence is MARKHSGHRQRRRHHTSSASGSPITDVAGTYPIDSGTLEVVRDDLISHSWLLKVNGVPSSHLHLEDPSYLDFEYMRWMAYAMESFVSTYLDPTTLRITHLGGAGCSMARWCVDRWPQSRNTVVEFDAQLAQLVRRLFDLPRSPHLKIRADEARKVITSARPASRDIIIRDVFDHAHTPTHFVTREFVSEVSRSLSPQGLYLANCGDHSDLHLARDEIATLASVFSEVAVIADPPMLKGRRYGNLVLIASHRPLVQDHSPAAAKLGTKLLGGAVPAHYVSYSALPRRLRGGSVRRDP